The Arachis hypogaea cultivar Tifrunner chromosome 19, arahy.Tifrunner.gnm2.J5K5, whole genome shotgun sequence genome has a window encoding:
- the LOC112775687 gene encoding protein DETOXIFICATION 12, whose translation MTMNMEEPLLAPREKELERKRRRGVTWKTLIQELKSICIIAGPMVAVTAFQYLLQIVSIMMVGHLGELYLSATALAFSLSTVTGFSLLLGMASGLETTCGQAYGAQQYQRIGKQTYTAIFCLILVSVPLSFIWINIEQILVFLGQDPMIAHEAAKFMLWLVPALLAYSILQPLVRYFQMQSLLLPMLITSCVVFCVHILLCWALVFKTQLKNVGGALSFSISIWLNVIILGLYMRYSSACAKTRAPLSMDIFQGTREFFRFAVPSAVMICLEWWSFELIILLSGLLPNPQLETSVLSVCLNTISTVYCIPFGIGAAASTRISNELGAGNPEAARIVVMAAMCLAMMETSVVSATLFSCRHIFGYVFSSEKEVVDYVTVMAPLVCLSVIFDSMQGFLSGVARGCGWQHLGVYVNLGAFYLCGIPAAATLAFWVKLRGIGLWVGIQTGSFLQVSLLAIITSCINWEQQAIKARTRIFEGQFSADSSTLV comes from the exons ATGACTATGAACATGGAGGAGCCCCTATTGGCACCTAGAGAGAAAGAActagagagaaaaagaagaagaggagtaaCATGGAAAACCTTAATCCAAGAACTGAAGAGTATTTGCATCATAGCAGGTCCTATGGTAGCTGTTACAGCCTTCCAGTATCTTCTACAGATTGTATCTATCATGATGGTTGGTCACCTTGGCGAGCTTTATCTCTCTGCCACCGCCTTAGCTTTCTCCCTTTCCACCGTCACTGGTTTCAGCCTTCTT CTGGGGATGGCTAGTGGTCTGGAAACTACTTGTGGACAGGCTTATGGAGCTCAGCAATACCAAAGAATTGGAAAGCAAACATACACTGCCATCTTCTGTCTAATATTGGTGTCTGTTCCTCTGTCTTTCATTTGGATCAACATTGAACAGATACTAGTGTTCCTTGGTCAGGACCCTATGATTGCTCATGAAGCTGCAAAGTTCATGCTTTGGCTTGTTCCAGCACTTTTGGCATACTCAATTCTGCAGCCATTAGTTCGATACTTCCAAATGCAAAGCTTGCTTCTTCCTATGCTAATAACCTCTTGTGTAGTCTTTTGTGTCCACATACTTCTTTGTTGGGCATTGGTGTTCAAGACTCAACTCAAGAATGTTGGTGGTGCTTTATCATTTAGCATCTCAATCTGGTTGAATGTCATCATTCTTGGATTATACATGAGATACTCTTCAGCATGTGCCAAAACACGAGCTCCACTCTCCATGGACATATTCCAAGGAACTCGCGAGTTCTTTCGATTTGCAGTCCCTTCTGCAGTAATGATttg TCTTGAATGGTGGTCATTTGAGCTGATAATCTTGCTATCTGGGCTGTTACCAAATCCACAACTTGAAACTTCAGTACTATCAGTTTG TCTTAATACCATTTCAACTGTGTATTGTATCCCTTTTGGAATTGGTGCTGCAGCAAG CACAAGGATTTCAAATGAATTAGGAGCTGGGAATCCAGAGGCTGCCCGGATTGTGGTGATGGCAGCAATGTGTCTTGCAATGATGGAGACAAGTGTAGTAAGTGCAACTCTTTTCAGCTGCCGCCACATCTTTGGATATGTTTTCAGCAGTGAGAAGGAAGTTGTTGATTATGTAACTGTCATGGCTCCTTTGGTCTGTCTCTCAGTCATATTTGACAGCATGCAAGGTTTTCTTTCAG GGGTTGCTAGAGGTTGTGGATGGCAGCACTTAGGTGTTTATGTGAATCTTGGAGCATTCTACCTCTGTGGGATTCCGGCTGCTGCCACATTGGCATTTTGGGTGAAACTGAGAGGAATAGGACTTTGGGTTGGTATACAAACTGGATCTTTTCTTCAAGTTTCTCTACTTGCTATCATAACAAGTTGCATCAATTGGGAACAACAA gcaatcaaagcaaGAACGAGAATATTTGAGGGTCAATTTTCAGCAGACAGTAGTACATTGGTATGA